One genomic segment of Actinoplanes ianthinogenes includes these proteins:
- a CDS encoding SRPBCC family protein, whose amino-acid sequence MSPTPTGRLFGTDLVLTRTFRAPIDDVWASVTDPRRTARWFGPWEGDGGPGRIVKVQMAHEEGQPWMDMTIDACEPPSRLAVSAGEDDDRWHLELVLTEAAGVTELRFTQRLTGLDGVGEIGPGWEFYLDALVAARDDAAMPSFDDYYPSMKEHFEAQRPE is encoded by the coding sequence ATGAGCCCGACACCCACCGGACGGCTGTTCGGCACCGATCTGGTGCTGACCCGGACCTTCCGCGCACCGATCGACGACGTCTGGGCGAGCGTCACCGACCCGCGGCGGACCGCCCGCTGGTTCGGCCCGTGGGAGGGCGACGGCGGGCCGGGCCGGATCGTCAAGGTGCAGATGGCGCACGAGGAGGGGCAGCCGTGGATGGACATGACCATCGACGCCTGCGAGCCGCCGAGCCGCCTGGCGGTCTCCGCCGGGGAGGACGACGACCGGTGGCATCTGGAGCTGGTGCTGACCGAGGCCGCCGGGGTCACCGAGCTGCGTTTCACCCAGCGGCTGACCGGTCTCGACGGCGTCGGCGAGATCGGGCCGGGCTGGGAGTTCTACCTGGACGCGCTGGTCGCCGCCCGGGACGACGCGGCGATGCCGAGCTTCGACGACTACTACCCGTCGATGAAGGAGCATTTCGAGGCGCAGCGCCCGGAGTGA
- a CDS encoding metalloregulator ArsR/SmtB family transcription factor: MDEVAGAIADPVRREILLMLRDEPRSAGQIAERFAISRPAVSRHLRVLREAGLVRDTADGRRRVYALVTAPLDELAGWLGQLTRPAGWQHRFDALETEVYRTRRERRQAAGRQHPQEEIA; encoded by the coding sequence GTGGACGAGGTGGCCGGGGCGATCGCCGATCCGGTGCGGCGGGAGATCCTGCTGATGCTGCGGGACGAGCCGCGCTCGGCGGGGCAGATCGCCGAGCGGTTCGCGATCAGCCGGCCGGCCGTCAGCCGGCACCTGCGGGTGCTGCGCGAGGCCGGCCTGGTCCGCGACACCGCCGACGGGCGGCGCCGGGTCTACGCGCTGGTCACCGCCCCGCTCGACGAGCTGGCCGGGTGGCTGGGGCAGCTGACCCGCCCGGCCGGCTGGCAGCACCGGTTCGACGCGCTGGAGACCGAGGTCTACCGCACCCGCCGCGAGCGGCGCCAGGCCGCCGGCCGGCAGCACCCCCAGGAGGAGATCGCATGA
- a CDS encoding NAD-dependent epimerase/dehydratase family protein: protein MRVVVTGAAGFIGSHLVEALVAGGHDVLAVDVSGRGATQHRAELARAGVTVTECDLAADDLAPLADSDVILHLAGRPGVRGSGGPQTWRDNVTATRRLAEACAGHGTRIVLASSSSVYGSAERPCGEDDATAPLSAYATSKLAAERIVRRGGCDGVVLRFFTVYGPRQRPDMAFHRFIEAGLDGVPAPLFGDGGQSRSFTYVGDVVAATVRAALVPLPGGTVVNVGSPVTVTIGDALDRIGRLLGTTPPTVTKDVAPGDVACTWAGTDRAARLLGWTASTGLDDGLARQIAWHRGRRRG from the coding sequence GTGCGGGTGGTGGTGACGGGGGCGGCGGGATTCATCGGCAGCCACCTGGTCGAGGCGCTCGTCGCCGGCGGGCATGACGTGCTGGCCGTGGACGTGAGCGGGCGGGGCGCCACCCAGCACCGGGCCGAGCTGGCGCGCGCCGGGGTGACGGTGACCGAGTGCGATCTGGCCGCCGACGACCTCGCGCCGCTGGCCGACAGCGACGTGATCCTGCACCTGGCCGGGCGGCCCGGGGTGCGCGGCTCCGGCGGTCCGCAGACCTGGCGGGACAACGTGACGGCCACGCGGCGGCTGGCCGAGGCCTGCGCCGGGCACGGGACGCGGATCGTGCTGGCGTCCAGTTCTTCGGTGTACGGCAGCGCGGAACGCCCCTGCGGCGAGGACGATGCCACGGCGCCGCTCAGTGCGTACGCGACATCGAAGCTCGCGGCGGAGCGGATCGTGCGGCGGGGCGGCTGCGACGGGGTGGTTCTCCGGTTCTTCACGGTCTACGGGCCGAGGCAGCGGCCGGACATGGCGTTTCACCGGTTCATCGAGGCCGGGCTGGACGGGGTGCCGGCGCCGCTGTTCGGCGACGGCGGGCAGAGCCGGTCGTTCACCTACGTCGGCGACGTGGTGGCGGCGACGGTGCGGGCGGCGCTGGTGCCGCTGCCGGGCGGGACCGTGGTGAACGTGGGGAGTCCGGTGACCGTGACGATCGGTGACGCGCTGGACCGGATCGGGCGGCTGCTCGGGACCACGCCGCCGACCGTGACGAAGGACGTGGCGCCCGGGGACGTGGCGTGCACGTGGGCCGGGACGGATCGGGCGGCGCGGCTGCTCGGCTGGACGGCGAGCACCGGGCTGGACGACGGGCTGGCCCGGCAGATCGCCTGGCATCGGGGGCGGCGGCGTGGCTGA
- a CDS encoding glycosyltransferase family 4 protein — MADGHRAAYLAFDRFPSSKGSAVHIRHMAAELFDRYDGGLLCVLGGGGLPAYQREGNVEIVRFDAVVPNLLDRAEAFSAWAAEQLAPHRDSLELCHVRDPWGALPALDTGARLVYEANGLPSIELPYAWPLAAPTTLGKIRELERHCLTEAAAVVVPSYVIRRAVIDRGAAPDSVHLVPNGADPAPAGVPRPEAAPGRYLIYVGALQPWQGVDVLLRAFARLADLTDLSLVVCSSVSANRARPLRRLAERLEIADRVRWHHMLPHAQVAAWLTHAELSVAPLTATPRNLEQGCSPIKVWESMAAGTAVVASDLPVIREVLGDLGRLVPPDRPAELARAIRVMLEYPDACRDLGRRARRHIEDGFTWHHARNRLAAVYETVAGH; from the coding sequence GTGGCTGACGGACATCGGGCGGCCTATCTCGCCTTCGACCGGTTCCCGTCCAGCAAGGGGTCGGCGGTGCACATCCGGCACATGGCGGCGGAGCTGTTCGACCGCTACGACGGCGGGCTGTTGTGCGTGCTCGGCGGCGGTGGCCTGCCCGCCTACCAGCGGGAGGGCAACGTCGAGATCGTCCGGTTCGACGCGGTGGTGCCGAACCTGCTGGACCGGGCGGAGGCGTTCTCCGCGTGGGCGGCCGAGCAGCTCGCGCCGCACCGCGACAGCCTGGAGCTGTGTCACGTGCGGGACCCGTGGGGCGCGCTGCCGGCGCTGGACACCGGGGCGCGGCTGGTCTACGAGGCGAACGGGCTGCCGTCGATCGAGCTGCCCTACGCGTGGCCGCTCGCCGCACCGACGACGCTCGGGAAGATCCGGGAGCTGGAGCGGCACTGTCTGACGGAGGCCGCGGCGGTGGTCGTCCCGTCGTACGTCATCCGGCGCGCCGTGATCGACCGCGGCGCCGCACCGGACAGCGTGCATCTGGTGCCGAACGGGGCGGACCCGGCGCCGGCCGGCGTGCCGCGACCGGAGGCCGCCCCGGGCCGCTACCTGATCTACGTCGGGGCGCTGCAACCGTGGCAGGGCGTCGACGTGCTGCTGCGGGCCTTCGCCCGGCTCGCCGACCTGACCGACCTGAGCCTGGTCGTCTGCTCGTCGGTGTCGGCGAACCGGGCGCGGCCGCTGCGCCGGCTGGCCGAGCGCCTGGAGATCGCCGACCGGGTGCGGTGGCACCACATGCTGCCGCACGCCCAGGTCGCGGCCTGGCTGACGCACGCCGAACTGTCGGTGGCGCCGCTGACGGCCACGCCGCGCAACCTGGAGCAGGGGTGCAGCCCGATCAAGGTGTGGGAGTCGATGGCGGCCGGCACCGCGGTGGTCGCCTCCGACCTGCCGGTGATCCGCGAGGTGCTCGGCGATCTCGGACGGCTGGTGCCGCCGGACCGGCCGGCCGAGCTGGCCCGGGCCATCCGGGTGATGCTGGAGTACCCGGACGCCTGCCGGGACCTCGGCCGGCGCGCGCGGCGGCACATCGAGGACGGTTTCACCTGGCACCATGCCCGGAATCGGCTGGCCGCCGTGTACGAAACCGTCGCAGGTCACTGA
- a CDS encoding glycosyltransferase family 4 protein, with protein MRLLWLTENYPPSPGGMATSCDRIVRGLRAAGAEVEVVHLGRRGAVPLTEDPEHALRSLWTTLAPTIGDYTHVVAFGGTYPLLSAPVYAAWAGLPLITLLRGNDFDTGMFSLRRQPVVLEALRSSAHVCVVASSTAPLVSRLAPATPVTWVANGIDTSEWAILPSERQKAAAWRAEHVEPGRRTIGLVGQLKNKKGVRLLLDALAAGRHADRFHVVLAGDLEPGIEEWLAAHPEVAHTALPFQDRYQLLTVYAACDLIALPSFYDGLPNVSLEAAALGIPLLTSDAGGLADLVDSSIGFAFAAGDPHGCRAALHHAALAADDQLAALGAAGARRVRERFGVAAETEGYLKVLAAVR; from the coding sequence ATGCGGCTGCTCTGGCTCACCGAGAACTATCCGCCCAGCCCCGGCGGCATGGCCACCTCGTGCGACCGGATCGTGCGCGGCCTGCGTGCGGCCGGGGCCGAGGTGGAGGTGGTGCACCTGGGCCGGCGCGGCGCGGTCCCGCTCACCGAGGACCCGGAGCACGCGCTGCGCTCGCTCTGGACCACCCTGGCCCCGACCATCGGCGACTACACGCACGTGGTCGCGTTCGGCGGGACCTATCCGCTGCTCAGCGCCCCGGTCTATGCCGCGTGGGCCGGGTTGCCGCTGATCACGCTGCTGCGGGGCAACGACTTCGACACCGGGATGTTCTCGCTGCGCCGGCAGCCGGTGGTGCTGGAGGCCTTGCGCTCCTCGGCCCACGTCTGCGTGGTGGCCAGCTCGACCGCGCCGCTGGTGTCCCGGCTGGCGCCGGCGACCCCGGTCACCTGGGTCGCCAACGGCATCGACACCTCCGAGTGGGCGATCCTGCCCTCCGAGCGGCAGAAAGCCGCGGCCTGGCGCGCCGAGCACGTCGAGCCGGGCCGCCGGACGATCGGCCTGGTCGGCCAGCTGAAGAACAAGAAGGGTGTCCGCCTGCTGCTGGACGCCCTGGCGGCCGGCCGGCACGCGGACCGTTTCCACGTGGTGCTCGCCGGTGACCTGGAGCCCGGCATCGAGGAGTGGCTGGCCGCGCACCCCGAGGTGGCCCACACCGCGCTGCCGTTCCAGGACCGCTATCAGCTGCTCACCGTCTACGCCGCCTGCGACCTGATCGCCCTGCCGTCGTTCTACGACGGCTTGCCCAACGTGTCGTTGGAGGCCGCCGCGCTCGGCATCCCGCTGCTCACCTCGGACGCCGGGGGCCTGGCCGACCTGGTCGACTCGTCGATCGGGTTCGCGTTCGCGGCCGGCGATCCGCACGGCTGCCGGGCCGCCCTGCATCACGCCGCGCTGGCCGCCGACGATCAGTTGGCGGCGCTCGGGGCGGCCGGCGCGCGGCGGGTCCGGGAGCGGTTCGGGGTGGCGGCCGAGACCGAGGGTTATCTCAAGGTGCTGGCAGCGGTGCGGTGA
- a CDS encoding TetR/AcrR family transcriptional regulator, whose translation MERGRMETVPVWLRERRTGVGRPAERSRAEVVAAAIALADGEGLAAVSMRRVAAELGTGPASLYRYVDSRDDLLDLMTDEVVAGYDLPAPGGPWLPALLEVCRQGHDLMLRHGWLPELVLTRAALGPHGTDLLEHVLAVLADHPADTGRKLEAFAVANALTAALALNELTAGSGARQRQGAYLTHAVAAGRHPHLTAALTVARPEPAPQFEDTVSRVLTGLLGE comes from the coding sequence ATGGAGAGGGGTCGCATGGAGACGGTGCCGGTGTGGCTTCGGGAACGGCGTACGGGAGTGGGCCGTCCCGCCGAGCGGTCCCGGGCGGAGGTGGTCGCCGCGGCGATCGCGCTGGCCGACGGGGAGGGCCTGGCCGCGGTCTCGATGCGCCGGGTCGCCGCCGAGCTGGGCACCGGGCCGGCGTCGCTCTACCGCTATGTCGACAGCCGCGACGACCTGCTCGACCTGATGACCGACGAGGTGGTCGCCGGCTATGACCTGCCGGCGCCGGGCGGACCCTGGCTGCCGGCCCTGCTGGAGGTGTGCCGGCAGGGGCACGACCTGATGCTGCGGCACGGTTGGCTGCCGGAGCTCGTGCTGACCCGCGCGGCGCTCGGCCCGCACGGCACCGACCTGCTGGAACACGTCCTCGCCGTCCTCGCCGACCATCCGGCGGACACGGGCCGCAAACTGGAGGCCTTCGCGGTGGCGAACGCGCTCACCGCCGCCCTCGCCCTCAACGAGCTCACCGCCGGCTCCGGCGCCCGGCAGCGACAGGGCGCGTACCTGACCCACGCCGTCGCGGCGGGCCGGCATCCCCACCTGACAGCGGCCCTGACCGTTGCCAGACCCGAGCCGGCCCCCCAATTCGAGGACACGGTGTCCCGAGTCCTCACCGGCCTGCTCGGCGAATGA
- a CDS encoding alpha/beta fold hydrolase, with protein MSQASLVARNGDVRLAVDDLGGAGGEPLLLLMGLGVSRFWWPDGLVAALIDAGFSVVSFDGRDAGGSTRFDGTPAGDPLTALLRRRSPAYTAEDMADDAVAVLDALGWQRAHLFGVSQGGLVAQRTALRHPQRVRTVTTFAAVPSDARGAAVLRYVRLPFLARLARLRHPAGRDGDIAAGLALLRAIASPGHPFDERDARLRVERELDAGLRSGVRDSRAQARQTGATWHGPRLRGLRAPTLVLHGERDPLIRPAAGRRIAASVPGARYVELPGVGHDLPRAVWPTVAGEIRALATGPMKAPRHG; from the coding sequence ATGAGCCAGGCATCGCTTGTCGCCCGCAACGGCGACGTGCGCCTCGCGGTCGACGACCTCGGCGGCGCCGGCGGCGAGCCGCTGCTGCTGCTCATGGGGCTCGGTGTCTCCCGCTTCTGGTGGCCGGACGGCCTGGTCGCCGCGCTGATCGACGCCGGCTTCAGCGTGGTGTCATTCGACGGACGCGACGCCGGCGGCTCCACCCGCTTCGACGGCACGCCGGCCGGTGACCCGCTGACCGCGCTGCTACGCCGGCGATCGCCCGCCTACACCGCCGAGGACATGGCCGACGACGCCGTCGCCGTGCTGGACGCGCTCGGCTGGCAGCGCGCCCACCTGTTCGGCGTCTCCCAGGGCGGCCTGGTCGCCCAGCGCACCGCGCTGCGCCATCCGCAGCGGGTGCGGACCGTGACCACGTTCGCCGCCGTGCCCAGTGACGCACGCGGGGCGGCCGTCCTGCGCTACGTACGCCTGCCGTTCCTCGCCCGGCTGGCGCGCCTGCGCCACCCCGCCGGCCGCGACGGCGACATCGCCGCCGGCCTGGCCCTGCTGCGGGCGATCGCCTCGCCCGGTCACCCGTTCGACGAGCGGGACGCCCGGCTGCGCGTGGAACGCGAACTCGACGCCGGACTGCGCAGCGGTGTCCGCGACAGCCGTGCCCAGGCCCGGCAGACCGGCGCCACCTGGCACGGCCCGCGCCTGCGCGGGCTACGTGCGCCCACCCTGGTGCTGCACGGTGAGCGGGACCCGCTGATCCGTCCCGCCGCCGGCCGCCGCATCGCCGCGTCGGTGCCGGGCGCCCGCTACGTCGAGTTGCCCGGTGTCGGCCACGACCTGCCGCGGGCCGTCTGGCCCACCGTGGCCGGCGAGATCCGCGCCCTGGCCACCGGGCCGATGAAGGCGCCGCGTCACGGGTGA
- a CDS encoding alpha/beta fold hydrolase, whose translation MDLRLTGGGTGEPLLLLLHGLGATADVWSGWAALLERHWPGRWLAPDLPGHGGSAPLPDYTFDALAEALLPLVPPTGPTVVLGHSLGGVVALSLAARTPVTAVIGLGIKVTWTAEELARAQSLATRPVTWFDSRDEALTRHLRVSGLTGLLSDDPQGLDERDGRWRLALDPRAFRVGAPDMPALLAKSPCTVTLARGEHDPMNTDAQLTALGTPAVTLANLGHNAHVENPEQCLTLLAPWCHP comes from the coding sequence ATGGACCTTCGGTTGACCGGCGGCGGAACCGGCGAGCCCCTCCTTCTCCTGCTGCACGGCCTGGGCGCCACCGCCGACGTCTGGTCCGGCTGGGCCGCACTGCTGGAACGCCACTGGCCGGGCCGCTGGCTGGCCCCGGACCTCCCGGGTCACGGCGGTTCCGCGCCGCTGCCCGACTACACCTTCGACGCCCTCGCCGAAGCTTTGCTCCCCCTCGTCCCGCCCACCGGCCCCACCGTCGTCCTGGGCCACTCGCTGGGCGGCGTCGTAGCCCTCTCCCTGGCCGCCCGCACCCCGGTCACCGCCGTGATCGGCCTGGGCATCAAGGTCACCTGGACCGCCGAGGAACTGGCCCGTGCACAGTCCCTGGCCACCCGCCCGGTCACCTGGTTCGACTCCCGGGACGAAGCCCTCACCCGCCACCTGCGGGTATCCGGCCTGACCGGCCTCCTGTCCGACGACCCACAGGGCCTGGACGAACGAGACGGCCGGTGGCGCCTGGCCCTGGACCCCCGCGCCTTCAGGGTGGGCGCGCCGGACATGCCCGCCTTGCTGGCCAAGTCGCCGTGCACGGTCACCCTCGCGCGCGGGGAGCACGACCCGATGAACACCGACGCCCAGCTGACCGCACTCGGCACCCCCGCGGTCACCCTCGCGAACCTCGGCCACAACGCTCACGTGGAGAACCCGGAGCAGTGCCTCACCCTGCTCGCCCCCTGGTGTCACCCGTGA
- a CDS encoding DedA family protein, with product MLDHLMPLLASPWLYVVVFAAVAMDGFLPFMPSEAIVIAAGALSATGSPNLVALGAAAVAGGMAGDQISYRIGRRVGGRMRHGRLAEAMGRARGLLLRHGGMPILVGRFLPYGRTATTVTAGSMSLPPGRFRLFSALASTAWAAYVIGLGRVGGATFAHSPLLGAVFGVVLGIALAGLCALVEKRRPATRERELAGAGHR from the coding sequence ATGCTGGACCACCTGATGCCACTGCTCGCCTCGCCGTGGCTGTACGTGGTCGTCTTCGCGGCCGTGGCCATGGACGGCTTCCTGCCGTTCATGCCGTCCGAGGCCATCGTCATCGCCGCCGGCGCGCTGTCCGCCACCGGTTCGCCGAACCTCGTCGCGCTCGGCGCGGCCGCCGTCGCCGGCGGCATGGCCGGCGACCAGATCTCCTACCGGATCGGCCGCAGAGTCGGCGGCCGCATGCGGCACGGCCGCCTGGCCGAGGCGATGGGGAGGGCGAGAGGTCTGCTGCTGCGTCACGGTGGGATGCCGATCCTGGTCGGCAGATTCCTTCCGTACGGCCGGACCGCCACCACCGTGACCGCCGGTTCGATGTCCCTCCCGCCCGGCCGATTCCGCCTGTTCAGCGCCCTCGCGAGCACCGCCTGGGCGGCGTACGTGATCGGCCTGGGCCGGGTGGGCGGCGCGACCTTCGCCCATTCCCCGCTCCTGGGCGCGGTGTTCGGCGTGGTCCTCGGGATCGCCCTGGCCGGCCTCTGTGCCCTGGTGGAGAAACGCCGCCCGGCCACCCGGGAACGCGAACTCGCCGGCGCCGGCCACCGCTGA
- a CDS encoding TolB family protein yields MAARFLAANQICRVHVHDVTTGIGTLVHSSATVLFEAPNWTSGGDLILNGDGVLWRLPADGSAPPRQVLLDDLPGLNNDHVLDPVSEAAFVSADDGHIYQADLRGGQVRRVTHEDRMHFLHGVSPDGKTLAYVGIEEQRWDAGTLWTIGCDGGPSMRLTAGGGRDDGPEYTPDGEWIHCNTERFTPGQAQIARLRPDGSGLEQLTFDERVNWFPHVSPDGSRAVYLSYPPGTQGHPADREVELRVVEGGDWAAARTVVTLAGGQGTINVNSWAPDSRRFAYVDYPFPTAAM; encoded by the coding sequence ATGGCTGCCCGCTTCCTCGCCGCGAACCAGATCTGCCGAGTGCACGTCCACGACGTCACGACCGGGATCGGCACCCTCGTGCACAGCAGTGCCACGGTGCTGTTCGAGGCGCCCAACTGGACCTCCGGCGGCGACCTGATCCTCAACGGGGACGGCGTGCTGTGGCGCCTGCCGGCGGACGGTTCGGCGCCGCCGCGCCAGGTTCTGCTCGACGACCTGCCGGGGCTGAACAACGACCACGTGCTGGACCCGGTGAGCGAAGCGGCGTTCGTCTCCGCCGACGACGGGCACATCTACCAGGCGGATCTGCGCGGGGGACAGGTGCGCCGGGTGACCCACGAGGACCGGATGCACTTCCTGCACGGGGTCAGCCCCGATGGGAAGACGCTCGCCTACGTGGGCATCGAGGAGCAGCGCTGGGACGCGGGGACGCTCTGGACGATCGGGTGTGACGGCGGGCCGTCGATGCGGCTGACGGCCGGGGGCGGGCGTGACGACGGGCCGGAATACACGCCGGACGGGGAGTGGATCCACTGCAACACCGAGCGGTTCACGCCAGGGCAGGCGCAGATCGCGCGGCTGCGGCCGGACGGGAGTGGGCTGGAGCAGCTCACCTTCGACGAGCGGGTGAACTGGTTCCCGCACGTCTCGCCGGACGGCAGCCGGGCGGTCTACCTGAGCTATCCGCCGGGCACGCAGGGGCATCCGGCCGATCGGGAGGTCGAGTTGCGGGTCGTGGAGGGTGGTGACTGGGCGGCCGCGCGCACGGTGGTCACGCTGGCCGGCGGGCAGGGCACCATCAACGTCAACAGTTGGGCTCCGGACTCTCGCCGGTTCGCCTACGTCGACTATCCGTTCCCGACCGCGGCCATGTAG
- a CDS encoding enoyl-CoA hydratase/isomerase family protein, whose product MIELDEVDGITVVRLAHGKVNALDLELLERITATFTALDTGPAPAIVLTGTGRAFSAGVDLWRIIDGGAAYVHAFLPALEAAFLAVFTVGKPVVAALNGHAIAGGAILAAGCDHRIMADGAGTIGVTELRVGVPFPASALEILGHAYGEPQARRQIIAADTLGPAAALAAGRVDELSPPEELLKSAVATARRLAAQTPADTFRLTKQQLQATARRRLATRPPDLDPQVSHLWVRAAEDGRLRDYMAAVGNG is encoded by the coding sequence ATGATTGAACTGGACGAGGTCGACGGGATCACCGTGGTGCGGCTGGCCCACGGCAAGGTCAACGCGCTCGACCTGGAACTGCTGGAACGCATCACCGCGACCTTCACGGCGCTGGACACCGGCCCGGCGCCGGCGATCGTGCTCACCGGGACCGGCCGGGCGTTCTCGGCCGGGGTCGACCTGTGGCGGATCATCGACGGCGGCGCGGCCTACGTGCACGCGTTCCTGCCCGCGCTGGAGGCGGCCTTCCTCGCCGTCTTCACGGTCGGTAAACCGGTGGTGGCGGCGCTCAACGGGCACGCCATCGCGGGCGGCGCGATCCTGGCCGCCGGCTGCGACCACCGGATCATGGCGGACGGCGCCGGCACGATCGGGGTGACCGAGCTGCGGGTCGGCGTGCCGTTCCCGGCCAGTGCGCTGGAGATCCTCGGCCACGCGTACGGGGAGCCGCAGGCCCGGCGGCAGATCATCGCCGCCGACACGCTCGGCCCGGCCGCCGCGCTCGCCGCGGGCCGCGTCGACGAACTGTCGCCGCCGGAGGAACTGCTGAAGTCCGCGGTGGCGACCGCCCGGCGGCTGGCCGCGCAGACGCCGGCCGACACGTTCCGCCTGACCAAGCAGCAGTTGCAGGCCACGGCCCGGCGCCGCCTGGCCACCCGCCCGCCGGACCTCGACCCGCAGGTGTCGCACTTGTGGGTGCGAGCGGCCGAGGACGGCCGGCTCCGCGACTACATGGCCGCGGTCGGGAACGGATAG
- a CDS encoding DMT family transporter produces the protein MGPILCLLSAASFGALAIFGKLAYDAGVSTGALLLIRFGLAAALLATIVLGRPELRRAVTRAAPRVLVVALLLGAAGFTVQAGLYFSALRLIDASLLSLILYTYPVLVTLGAVLLGRDRLTGKRVVALLAACTGILLVLLGSGTVSFRPLGALLAFGSAVTYTIYILVADTVVHRLPPVVLSMLVMLGATTALGARALVTGGVDRGFPAIGWFWLACIAVVSTVLPILTFFAGMRRTGPSTAAILSTFEPVVTAALAALILGEALTSVQLAGGVLVLASAVVLQLRTRDSTVPQRGAMRYVSRRGGAHD, from the coding sequence ATGGGTCCGATCCTGTGCCTGCTCTCGGCAGCGTCGTTCGGCGCGCTGGCGATCTTCGGCAAGCTCGCCTACGACGCCGGTGTCTCCACCGGCGCCCTGCTCCTGATCCGGTTCGGCCTGGCCGCCGCCCTGCTGGCCACGATCGTGCTCGGCCGCCCGGAGCTGCGCCGCGCGGTGACCCGGGCCGCGCCCCGGGTGCTGGTCGTCGCCCTGCTGCTCGGCGCGGCCGGCTTCACCGTGCAGGCCGGCCTCTACTTCTCGGCGTTGCGGCTGATCGACGCGTCGTTGCTGTCGCTGATCCTGTACACCTATCCGGTCCTGGTCACCCTGGGCGCGGTGCTGCTCGGCCGGGACCGGCTGACCGGCAAGCGCGTCGTCGCCCTGCTGGCCGCGTGCACCGGCATCCTGCTGGTCCTGCTCGGCAGCGGCACGGTGAGCTTCCGGCCGCTGGGTGCGCTGCTCGCCTTCGGCTCGGCGGTGACCTACACGATCTACATCCTGGTCGCCGACACGGTCGTGCATCGGCTGCCCCCGGTCGTACTGTCCATGCTCGTCATGCTCGGCGCGACGACCGCACTCGGTGCTCGTGCGCTGGTCACCGGCGGGGTTGATCGGGGTTTTCCGGCGATCGGCTGGTTCTGGCTCGCGTGCATCGCGGTGGTCTCCACCGTGCTGCCGATCTTGACGTTCTTCGCCGGGATGCGCCGGACCGGGCCGTCGACCGCGGCCATCCTGTCCACCTTCGAACCCGTGGTCACCGCCGCCCTGGCCGCGCTGATCCTCGGCGAGGCGCTGACCTCGGTGCAGCTGGCCGGCGGCGTCCTGGTGCTCGCCTCGGCCGTCGTCCTGCAACTGCGGACCCGCGACAGCACGGTTCCGCAACGCGGCGCGATGCGCTATGTATCGAGGCGAGGGGGTGCCCATGATTGA
- a CDS encoding LysR family transcriptional regulator, translated as MMEFDLRRLRFLRELEERRTLGAVAAALDYSPSTVSQQLALLEKETGARLLEKAGRGVRLTEAGRVLARHARVLLSAAEAAAADLAALNDDIRGTVRAGGLQSAARRLLIPAVARMRAEHPLVRPEIFELELEEALPSLSLGTVDLVIGDEYDGHPRSRPAGLRFAVLLEEPVRVILPAGHPLAAGGGPVPIAGLRDDVWTAADEGTGHHAMVVGTCRALGGYDPDLRHYSNDADVQLELVRLTGAVALMPPLALPAVDPAIAVRDVAEGRIGRRLVVVTRDTPPSPALTAFLSAVTDQARRFSTAEP; from the coding sequence ATGATGGAGTTCGACCTGCGGCGGCTGCGGTTCCTGCGGGAGCTGGAGGAGCGGCGGACGCTCGGCGCGGTCGCCGCGGCGCTGGATTACAGCCCGTCGACGGTGTCCCAGCAGCTGGCGTTGCTGGAGAAGGAGACCGGCGCGCGGCTGCTGGAGAAAGCCGGGCGTGGGGTGCGGCTGACCGAGGCGGGGCGGGTCCTCGCCCGGCATGCGCGGGTGCTGCTCTCGGCGGCCGAGGCGGCCGCCGCCGACCTGGCCGCGTTGAACGACGACATCAGGGGGACGGTGCGGGCCGGCGGTTTGCAGTCGGCGGCTCGCCGGCTGCTGATCCCGGCGGTGGCGCGGATGCGGGCGGAGCATCCGCTGGTCCGGCCGGAGATCTTCGAGCTGGAACTGGAGGAGGCGCTGCCCAGTCTGAGCCTCGGGACGGTCGACCTGGTGATCGGCGACGAGTATGACGGGCATCCGCGGTCGCGGCCGGCCGGGTTGCGGTTCGCGGTGCTGCTGGAGGAGCCGGTGCGGGTGATCCTGCCGGCCGGACATCCGCTCGCGGCCGGGGGCGGGCCGGTGCCGATCGCGGGGTTGCGCGATGACGTGTGGACGGCGGCGGACGAGGGGACCGGGCATCACGCGATGGTGGTCGGGACGTGCCGGGCATTGGGTGGGTATGACCCGGACCTGCGGCATTACTCCAACGACGCCGACGTCCAGCTCGAACTGGTCCGGTTGACCGGGGCGGTCGCGCTGATGCCGCCGCTGGCGCTGCCCGCAGTGGACCCCGCGATAGCGGTCCGCGACGTCGCCGAGGGGCGTATCGGCCGCCGGTTGGTCGTCGTCACCCGCGACACCCCGCCGTCCCCGGCCCTCACCGCCTTCCTGTCCGCGGTCACCGACCAGGCCCGCCGCTTCTCCACCGCGGAACCGTGA